A region from the Sandaracinus amylolyticus genome encodes:
- a CDS encoding PAS domain-containing protein, producing MSQHSEPGGKGAPDARPLASIVADLQEAEAVGAELDREDLRAALAQAPVGIAIWRGPEHVYRFVNRRYAEMFAPRALVGRTLREAFPELDGDAYALWDRVYSTGEPFVAYEHRGDYDRRGTGVREEAYFTFSLHPVRRASGEVDGVVAIATEVTEAVQIARASAKKDQAHLEGIAETADALRRSEEQLRVIVNTVPALVAYIDRDLVYRWCNESYEQWFGPVARTYVGRAMRDVVGERAHEIVRPRIDAVLRGERVAFEDEIPYAHGGKRWVDATYAPVLGPRGDVEGFVALVHDVSDRRRAERALDLLARASVELGASLETDVVLSDLTRVLVPDVGEWAAVYLRGEDGRTTLAALTHRSPEKAALIREEVARYPRPDDATCGHAAVIRTGRAEIYPRIDPATLDAGATSADHARLLSDIAPRSMMIVPLRAQGRVLGALSVGRTESAVAYDAADLALAEELGRRAAAALENARLFALAQTERVRAEEANRAKDEFLAMVSHELRTPLNAILGWARLLEQGGLDEPKRGRAIHVIARNARAQAQLIDDLLDVTRVVSGKIRLEVRRVDLARVIDAALESMRPAADAKQLTVEVQRDPAASEMLGDADRLQQVVFNLLSNAVKFTPAGGTVRVRSERIEHALRITVTDSGEGIDPSFLPYVFERFRQAEVGTTRSKGGLGLGLAIVRSLVELHGGTIGAHSAGRGRGATFTVVLPIAPDRAEPRRGPPSSPAMPAIAPPASTPSLRGVRVLVVDDERDARELLRTVLEGAGAEVTTSASVSEALARIAARVPDVIVSDIGMPGEDGYALIETLRRRAAEDGGRVPAVALTAFARTDDRTRALRAGFDVHVAKPFDPVELVLVVASVASRAKPT from the coding sequence GTGTCTCAGCACAGCGAGCCCGGGGGGAAGGGCGCGCCCGACGCGCGCCCGCTCGCGTCGATCGTCGCCGATCTCCAGGAAGCGGAGGCCGTCGGCGCGGAGCTCGATCGCGAAGATCTCCGCGCCGCGCTCGCCCAGGCACCGGTCGGCATCGCGATCTGGCGCGGCCCCGAGCACGTCTATCGCTTCGTGAACCGGCGCTACGCCGAGATGTTCGCGCCGCGCGCGCTCGTCGGTCGCACGCTGCGCGAGGCGTTCCCCGAGCTCGACGGCGACGCGTACGCGCTGTGGGATCGCGTGTACTCGACGGGCGAGCCGTTCGTCGCGTACGAGCATCGCGGCGACTACGACCGTCGCGGCACCGGTGTGCGCGAGGAGGCGTACTTCACCTTCAGCCTGCACCCGGTGCGCCGCGCGTCGGGCGAGGTCGACGGTGTCGTCGCGATCGCGACCGAGGTCACCGAGGCGGTGCAGATCGCGCGCGCGAGCGCGAAGAAGGACCAGGCGCACCTCGAGGGGATCGCCGAGACCGCGGACGCGCTGCGACGCAGCGAGGAGCAGCTGCGCGTCATCGTCAACACGGTGCCGGCGCTCGTCGCGTACATCGATCGCGACCTCGTCTATCGCTGGTGCAACGAGTCGTACGAGCAGTGGTTCGGCCCGGTCGCGCGCACGTACGTCGGGCGGGCGATGCGCGACGTCGTCGGCGAGCGCGCGCACGAGATCGTTCGGCCGCGCATCGACGCGGTGCTGCGCGGCGAGCGCGTCGCGTTCGAGGACGAGATCCCGTACGCGCACGGTGGCAAGCGGTGGGTCGACGCGACGTACGCGCCGGTGCTCGGGCCGCGCGGCGACGTCGAGGGCTTCGTCGCGCTCGTGCACGACGTGAGCGATCGACGCCGCGCGGAGCGCGCGCTCGATCTGCTGGCGCGCGCGAGCGTGGAGCTCGGCGCGTCGCTCGAGACCGACGTCGTGCTCTCCGATCTCACGCGCGTCCTGGTGCCCGACGTCGGCGAGTGGGCGGCGGTGTACCTGCGGGGCGAGGACGGGCGCACCACGCTCGCCGCGCTGACCCACCGCTCGCCCGAGAAGGCCGCGCTGATCCGCGAGGAGGTCGCGCGTTATCCGCGCCCCGACGACGCGACGTGCGGCCACGCGGCCGTGATCCGCACCGGGCGCGCCGAGATCTATCCGCGCATCGATCCCGCGACGCTCGATGCGGGCGCGACGTCCGCGGATCACGCGCGTCTGCTGAGCGACATCGCGCCGCGCTCGATGATGATCGTCCCGCTGCGCGCGCAGGGGCGAGTGCTCGGCGCGCTCTCGGTGGGGCGCACCGAGTCGGCGGTCGCGTACGACGCCGCGGATCTCGCGCTCGCCGAGGAGCTCGGGCGTCGCGCCGCGGCCGCGCTCGAGAACGCGCGCCTCTTCGCGCTCGCGCAGACCGAGCGCGTGCGTGCCGAGGAAGCGAACCGCGCGAAGGACGAGTTCCTCGCGATGGTGAGCCACGAGCTGCGCACGCCGCTCAACGCGATCCTCGGGTGGGCGCGCCTGCTCGAGCAGGGCGGCCTCGACGAGCCCAAGCGAGGCCGCGCGATCCACGTGATCGCGCGCAACGCGCGGGCGCAGGCGCAGCTCATCGACGATCTGCTCGACGTGACGCGCGTGGTGAGCGGCAAGATCCGCCTCGAGGTCCGGCGCGTCGATCTCGCGCGCGTGATCGACGCGGCGCTCGAGTCGATGCGCCCCGCGGCGGACGCGAAGCAGCTGACCGTCGAGGTGCAGCGCGATCCCGCCGCGAGCGAGATGCTCGGCGACGCGGATCGCTTGCAGCAGGTAGTCTTCAACCTGCTGAGCAATGCCGTGAAGTTCACGCCGGCGGGCGGCACGGTGCGCGTGCGATCGGAGCGCATCGAGCACGCGCTGCGGATCACCGTGACCGACAGCGGCGAGGGCATCGACCCGTCGTTCCTGCCCTACGTGTTCGAGCGCTTCCGCCAGGCCGAGGTCGGCACGACGCGCAGCAAGGGCGGGCTCGGCCTGGGGCTCGCGATCGTGCGCAGCCTGGTCGAGCTCCACGGCGGCACGATCGGCGCGCACAGCGCGGGACGCGGTCGGGGCGCGACGTTCACGGTCGTGCTCCCGATCGCGCCCGACCGCGCGGAGCCGCGACGCGGACCGCCGAGCTCGCCCGCGATGCCCGCGATCGCGCCGCCGGCGAGCACGCCGAGCCTGCGCGGCGTGCGCGTGCTCGTGGTCGACGACGAGCGCGACGCGCGCGAGCTGCTGCGCACGGTGCTCGAGGGCGCAGGCGCCGAGGTCACGACGAGCGCGTCGGTGAGCGAGGCGCTGGCGCGGATCGCGGCGCGTGTGCCCGACGTGATCGTCTCGGACATCGGCATGCCCGGGGAGGACGGGTACGCGCTGATCGAGACGCTGCGACGGCGCGCGGCCGAGGACGGAGGGCGCGTGCCGGCCGTCGCGCTGACCGCGTTCGCGCGCACCGACGATCGCACGCGCGCGCTGCGCGCCGGGTTCGACGTGCACGTCGCGAAGCCGTTCGATCCGGTCGAGCTGGTGCTCGTGGTCGCGAGCGTGGCGTCGCGCGCGAAGCCGACCTGA
- a CDS encoding vWA domain-containing protein has protein sequence MIVVVAWSPRAHAQTLDAPEDVREVAHDVRVTFAEGVAEIALRIELARDGTQRAEIGYTLALPRGAEAISLEVCRAGGGCRALSSSITRGSHVDPYAVALHGAPRGRTSRPIASASWRRSALTIRAAPVGDGARLVLAVRYAAPLVVRGGTSSLVLPARDADPRLVPASITLVAPGHDTLSVSGGAPGEDAVISARVASPLRVLADVECIGARCAHAHLVEPRRVARHDVILAIDASPSMLDVPVERVETALRTVLASLAPGSRVRVLRFGARARWETSTWCAPDTLDAARLASELPGALGSRTLFDLPPDALDDARSPLVVVIGDGWLDRADLAALEARGARVVIANVSDAPFGGVTLRAASATTSTMTLSLGASFAGAGFDLASIVAEPAPRARIELRGEPAIDLATVPTGEALTFFAPGRAARLVVGTRTSRASSPSDALRAVLAQEGSFDALALDRRVLGDLDKWTRPRRRPPPVPGGIGGVHSWITAMPIGHGLYARSARPPLLRVPAPARIRATASAETLRRMVRRQLGPRVRGCLAGARAGRPDWHAHVTLDLSLAHREVLGARVSGENVDASLASCILAGVDDLQVPRFDGRIDVSYPFRAVAIARPAALPLDDATSSVLDTIAPDAPVAPDVLLTP, from the coding sequence GTGATCGTCGTGGTCGCGTGGTCGCCGCGGGCGCACGCGCAGACGCTCGATGCGCCCGAGGACGTGCGCGAGGTCGCGCACGACGTGCGGGTCACGTTCGCCGAGGGCGTGGCCGAGATCGCGCTGCGCATCGAGCTCGCGCGCGACGGCACGCAGCGCGCCGAGATCGGCTACACGCTCGCGCTGCCTCGCGGCGCCGAGGCGATCTCGCTCGAGGTCTGTCGCGCCGGCGGCGGATGTCGCGCGCTCTCGAGCTCGATCACGCGGGGCTCGCACGTCGATCCCTACGCCGTCGCGCTGCACGGCGCGCCGCGTGGTCGCACGTCGCGTCCGATCGCGAGCGCGTCGTGGCGCCGCTCCGCGCTCACGATCCGCGCCGCGCCCGTCGGGGACGGCGCGCGCCTCGTGCTCGCGGTCCGCTACGCCGCGCCGCTCGTCGTGCGCGGCGGGACGTCGTCGTTGGTGCTGCCCGCGCGCGACGCCGATCCGCGCCTCGTGCCTGCGTCGATCACGCTCGTCGCGCCGGGTCACGACACGCTCTCGGTCTCGGGCGGCGCGCCGGGCGAGGACGCCGTGATCTCGGCGCGCGTCGCGTCACCGCTCCGCGTGCTCGCGGACGTCGAGTGCATCGGCGCGCGCTGCGCGCACGCGCACCTGGTCGAGCCGCGTCGCGTCGCGCGCCACGACGTGATCCTCGCGATCGACGCGTCGCCTTCGATGCTCGACGTCCCGGTCGAGCGCGTCGAGACGGCGCTGCGCACGGTGCTCGCGTCGCTCGCGCCGGGCTCGCGCGTGCGGGTGCTGCGCTTCGGAGCACGCGCGCGCTGGGAGACGTCGACGTGGTGCGCGCCCGACACGCTCGACGCCGCGCGGCTCGCGAGCGAGCTTCCCGGCGCGCTCGGGTCGCGCACGCTCTTCGACCTCCCGCCGGACGCGCTCGACGACGCGCGCTCGCCGCTCGTCGTGGTGATCGGCGACGGGTGGCTCGACCGCGCGGATCTCGCCGCGCTCGAAGCGCGAGGCGCGCGCGTGGTGATCGCGAACGTGTCCGACGCGCCCTTCGGCGGCGTGACGCTGCGCGCGGCGAGCGCGACCACGTCGACGATGACGCTCTCGCTCGGCGCGTCCTTCGCGGGCGCAGGCTTCGACCTCGCGTCGATCGTCGCCGAGCCCGCGCCGCGCGCGCGCATCGAGCTCCGCGGCGAGCCCGCGATCGATCTCGCCACGGTGCCCACCGGCGAGGCGCTCACGTTCTTCGCTCCGGGCCGCGCAGCTCGGCTCGTCGTCGGCACGCGCACGTCGCGCGCGTCGTCGCCGAGCGACGCGCTGCGTGCAGTGCTCGCGCAGGAGGGATCGTTCGACGCGCTCGCCCTCGATCGCCGCGTGCTCGGCGACCTCGACAAGTGGACGCGGCCTCGTCGTCGGCCGCCGCCGGTGCCCGGCGGCATCGGCGGCGTGCACTCGTGGATCACCGCGATGCCGATCGGCCACGGGCTCTACGCCCGCAGCGCACGTCCCCCGCTCCTCCGCGTCCCAGCGCCCGCGCGCATCCGCGCGACCGCCTCCGCCGAGACGCTGCGTCGAATGGTGCGCCGTCAGCTCGGCCCGCGCGTGCGCGGATGTCTCGCCGGCGCGCGCGCCGGGCGCCCCGACTGGCACGCGCACGTCACGCTCGATCTCTCGCTCGCGCATCGCGAGGTCCTCGGCGCGCGCGTGTCCGGCGAGAACGTCGATGCCTCGCTCGCGTCGTGCATCCTCGCCGGGGTCGACGACCTGCAGGTCCCGCGCTTCGACGGCCGGATCGACGTGAGCTACCCGTTCCGCGCCGTCGCGATCGCGCGTCCCGCCGCGCTCCCGCTCGACGACGCCACGTCCTCGGTGCTCGACACGATCGCGCCCGACGCACCGGTCGCGCCCGACGTGCTGCTCACGCCGTGA
- the tesB gene encoding acyl-CoA thioesterase II, with protein sequence MSKVLDELVKLLALEKIEENLFRGQSQDLGWGRVFGGQVLGQALSAALQTVPADRAAHSLHAYFLRPGDVSKPIVYDVDRIRDGSSFTTRRVVAIQSGQPILNLQASFQIVEEGFSHQDEMPEAPPPESLKTEQERIASYAGRLPRGLRERAVAERPFELRPVDEADDPFVPAPRPPMRMVWLKTVAKLPDDRALHRYLLAYASDYSFVTTSLRPHGVTWLTPGMQVASVDHVMWFHQDFRVDDWLLHVIDSPAAHGARGLVRGRVFTRDGRLVASTAQEGLIRLRPQQP encoded by the coding sequence ATGAGCAAGGTGCTGGACGAGCTGGTGAAGCTCCTCGCGCTCGAGAAGATCGAGGAGAACCTCTTCCGCGGGCAGAGCCAGGATCTCGGGTGGGGCCGCGTGTTCGGCGGGCAGGTGCTCGGGCAAGCGCTCTCCGCCGCGCTGCAGACCGTGCCCGCGGATCGCGCGGCGCACTCGCTCCACGCGTACTTCCTGCGCCCCGGGGACGTCTCGAAGCCGATCGTCTACGACGTCGATCGCATCCGCGACGGCAGCTCGTTCACCACGCGACGCGTGGTCGCGATCCAGAGCGGGCAGCCGATCCTCAACCTCCAGGCCTCGTTCCAGATCGTCGAAGAAGGCTTCTCGCACCAGGACGAGATGCCCGAAGCGCCGCCGCCCGAGTCGCTGAAGACCGAGCAGGAGCGCATCGCGAGCTACGCCGGTCGACTGCCGCGCGGGCTGCGCGAGCGCGCGGTCGCGGAGCGGCCGTTCGAGCTGCGTCCGGTCGACGAGGCCGACGATCCGTTCGTCCCCGCGCCGCGCCCGCCGATGCGCATGGTGTGGCTCAAGACCGTCGCGAAGCTGCCCGACGATCGCGCGCTGCATCGCTATCTGCTCGCGTACGCGTCGGACTACTCGTTCGTCACGACGTCGCTGCGGCCTCACGGCGTCACGTGGCTCACGCCGGGCATGCAGGTCGCGTCGGTGGATCACGTGATGTGGTTCCACCAGGACTTCCGGGTCGACGACTGGCTGCTCCACGTGATCGACAGCCCGGCCGCGCACGGCGCGCGCGGGCTGGTGCGGGGGCGCGTGTTCACGCGCGACGGACGGCTCGTGGCGTCGACCGCGCAGGAGGGTCTGATCCGGCTGCGCCCGCAGCAGCCGTGA